One genomic segment of Caldimonas brevitalea includes these proteins:
- a CDS encoding PAS-domain containing protein has protein sequence MRSRRWIFFSLWGVALAFLVIVWIISASLMERGRSDAIEHYKTRATLTAGSAETIVNRTFLAMDVLLAGLEDLAQPGGVENGVPDAKRSQSVLVNAVRRTLFVRDIALVSRDGTVVAAALPTTMRTGLEFPNGFVETTLDQETPSLSVSQPIESFTSREMVLYFARPLGTLAAVAVVPLRQLANALSPTGTAEPLTITLERDDGQLIVSEPPSGFPAAQRVAQPLQPEHRDGNARIARGRIDGAPSLVAARDLLHAGLVLAVSIPVSPVDARWHEDRALVLSVSAVLGIVILTTAAVTHWYIRRLELARQAIQDNKDWLDQALASIRDGLLLCDSKDRVVAWNRRYVEFFPYLAPVLRPGVHYDLLARTAMRAMQPRSTDTEVEVAVQRRLADRRGRRVESEYQIRPDLHVHITETETPSGGVVSVYRDTTRSERELARCREAVRAAEEAHMQSIATLCRQICEPANTALGMMQLVLRASMDDATRRYASWAGDASRQVLATVSNVLDMSRLTSDVTQFDFESFVPRALIEDVASRALDAADGRRFSVHFSPELPQALWGDARRLRHALFNLLKVAIERSSCRTIEVRADHESRGDGQAVLRVDLGVAGADATNCPEFHSLREVFQRLDPSEPAALALGLTRKVAELTGGGLFFDDSPSPRVSFKAVFTTVSELQVTLGGPIGASG, from the coding sequence ATGCGATCACGCCGCTGGATCTTCTTCTCCCTCTGGGGCGTTGCGCTCGCCTTTCTGGTCATCGTTTGGATCATCTCCGCATCGCTGATGGAGCGTGGCCGCTCGGACGCTATCGAGCATTACAAGACCCGCGCAACCCTCACCGCCGGCAGCGCCGAGACCATCGTGAATCGGACGTTCCTCGCCATGGACGTGCTGTTGGCCGGATTGGAGGATCTGGCGCAGCCGGGCGGCGTCGAGAACGGAGTGCCCGACGCAAAGCGTTCGCAATCCGTGCTCGTTAATGCTGTCAGGCGCACCCTGTTCGTCCGCGACATTGCACTCGTGTCCCGCGACGGTACCGTAGTGGCCGCTGCTCTTCCTACAACGATGCGGACGGGCCTTGAGTTCCCGAATGGCTTCGTCGAGACCACGCTCGACCAGGAGACGCCCTCCTTGAGCGTCAGCCAACCGATCGAGAGCTTCACCAGCAGGGAGATGGTGCTTTACTTCGCTCGCCCGTTGGGGACGCTTGCCGCGGTTGCCGTCGTCCCTCTGCGGCAACTGGCTAACGCACTGTCGCCCACGGGGACGGCTGAACCGCTGACGATCACCTTGGAACGTGACGACGGCCAGCTGATCGTCAGTGAGCCGCCCAGCGGTTTTCCCGCTGCACAACGTGTCGCCCAGCCCCTTCAGCCGGAACACCGGGACGGCAACGCACGCATCGCCCGCGGCCGGATCGACGGTGCCCCTTCGCTCGTGGCGGCGCGCGATCTCCTGCACGCGGGGCTCGTGCTCGCCGTCAGCATTCCCGTCAGCCCGGTCGACGCAAGATGGCATGAAGACCGCGCCCTGGTATTGAGTGTGAGCGCGGTCCTGGGCATCGTCATTCTGACCACCGCCGCCGTGACCCATTGGTACATCCGGCGTCTTGAACTGGCCCGTCAAGCCATCCAAGACAACAAGGACTGGCTTGACCAGGCTCTTGCATCGATTCGCGACGGCCTATTGCTATGCGACTCCAAGGACCGCGTCGTCGCGTGGAATCGACGATACGTCGAGTTTTTCCCATACCTGGCGCCAGTGCTGAGGCCGGGGGTTCACTACGACTTGCTGGCGCGAACAGCAATGCGCGCCATGCAACCTCGCTCGACCGACACAGAAGTCGAAGTAGCGGTGCAGCGTCGCCTGGCGGACCGTCGGGGTCGACGTGTCGAATCCGAGTACCAGATCCGGCCCGATTTGCACGTGCATATCACGGAGACCGAAACGCCTTCTGGTGGTGTCGTGAGCGTCTACCGGGACACCACAAGATCGGAACGCGAGCTGGCTCGCTGCCGCGAGGCCGTACGGGCCGCTGAGGAAGCCCACATGCAGTCCATCGCCACCTTATGTCGACAGATCTGCGAGCCAGCCAACACGGCACTCGGGATGATGCAGCTTGTGCTTCGAGCGTCGATGGACGATGCCACGCGCCGTTATGCGAGCTGGGCCGGCGATGCATCGCGCCAGGTTCTGGCGACCGTCAGCAACGTGCTCGACATGTCCCGACTGACATCCGACGTCACGCAGTTCGACTTCGAGTCATTCGTGCCGCGCGCATTGATCGAGGACGTGGCCTCGCGAGCTCTCGATGCAGCAGACGGGCGGCGTTTCTCGGTGCACTTCAGCCCTGAGCTTCCTCAGGCCTTGTGGGGAGATGCGAGGCGGCTCCGTCATGCGCTGTTCAACCTTTTGAAGGTTGCGATCGAGCGCAGCTCGTGCCGGACCATCGAAGTACGAGCAGATCATGAGTCGAGAGGTGACGGACAGGCGGTGCTGCGGGTCGACCTCGGCGTGGCCGGCGCTGACGCAACGAACTGCCCCGAATTTCACAGCCTGCGAGAGGTCTTTCAACGTTTGGACCCATCTGAGCCCGCAGCGCTCGCGCTGGGACTGACCCGTAAGGTCGCCGAGTTGACGGGCGGCGGGCTTTTCTTTGACGACAGCCCCTCGCCGCGCGTGAGCTTCAAGGCGGTCTTCACCACGGTGTCGGAACTGCAAGTCACCCTCGGCGGCCCTATCGGTGCAAGTGGATGA
- a CDS encoding HutD family protein, with protein MPFELFDLNEIPKMPWKNGAGLMRQIAVEPRGAGYESLDWHLAWAETTKNSPFSAFPGIDRSIVLLRGAGLRLTFLEDMTMVHFNDPHKPVFFKGEAAVSAELIDGPTENLSILLRRDRFWTSATWVDKGTDIPPADGVFVLCMTGSVRLVSNDSPPLVLRAQQAALWRKGTDGIRIEPVAKPPLALAVRLLQRSLPQK; from the coding sequence ATGCCATTCGAACTGTTCGATCTCAACGAGATTCCAAAGATGCCGTGGAAGAATGGTGCAGGGCTGATGCGCCAGATCGCAGTAGAGCCGCGAGGTGCAGGATATGAGTCGCTCGATTGGCATCTCGCGTGGGCTGAAACAACCAAGAACTCGCCGTTCTCCGCATTCCCGGGAATTGACCGATCGATCGTGCTGCTCCGTGGTGCAGGCCTTCGTCTCACGTTCTTGGAAGACATGACCATGGTGCACTTCAACGACCCGCACAAGCCCGTCTTCTTCAAGGGCGAAGCCGCGGTCAGCGCAGAGCTGATCGATGGGCCGACGGAGAACCTGAGCATCCTGCTTCGTCGCGACCGGTTCTGGACCTCTGCGACCTGGGTCGACAAGGGAACTGATATACCTCCGGCCGACGGCGTTTTCGTCCTGTGTATGACGGGCAGCGTTCGCCTCGTGAGCAACGACTCCCCGCCGCTGGTCTTGCGAGCCCAGCAGGCAGCGCTTTGGCGTAAGGGCACGGACGGAATACGAATCGAACCTGTTGCCAAGCCTCCGCTTGCTCTGGCCGTTCGACTACTACAGCGAAGTCTTCCGCAGAAGTAG
- a CDS encoding response regulator transcription factor: MTIRVLIADDHPLVADALSTGVREHNIEVVGRTTQPAEVLEMYERLSPDVLVLDVRFGRGAASTGLDVARQLLGIHEQARVVFYTQFDSDPILRESYLVGASAFLPKSSPLTDVAEAIAKVHAEGTYFLPDVARRMALLSLRRDTSPQSLLEPRELEVFRYMALGMETTDIAERMRLSPKTISNVRQVVKQKLKEEHPARLALLAVQAGVIDTEQLSRMSS, encoded by the coding sequence ATGACGATACGTGTGCTCATAGCCGACGATCACCCTCTGGTGGCCGATGCTCTTTCGACCGGGGTCCGGGAGCACAACATAGAAGTTGTCGGTCGCACGACCCAGCCGGCCGAGGTGCTGGAGATGTATGAGCGGCTCTCCCCGGACGTGCTCGTGCTCGACGTCCGCTTTGGCCGAGGGGCCGCCTCCACCGGTTTGGACGTCGCGCGCCAGCTGTTGGGCATCCACGAGCAGGCCAGGGTCGTCTTCTACACCCAGTTCGACTCTGACCCGATCCTGCGCGAGAGCTACCTCGTGGGGGCGAGCGCCTTTCTCCCGAAGTCCTCTCCGCTGACCGATGTGGCCGAGGCGATCGCCAAGGTCCACGCCGAAGGCACCTACTTTCTGCCAGACGTCGCACGGAGGATGGCGCTGCTCAGTCTTCGACGAGACACGTCTCCGCAGAGCTTGCTCGAACCTCGCGAGCTCGAGGTTTTTCGATACATGGCTTTGGGCATGGAGACGACCGACATCGCCGAACGCATGCGGTTGTCACCCAAGACCATCTCCAATGTTCGTCAGGTGGTGAAACAGAAGCTGAAGGAGGAGCACCCTGCCAGACTGGCTCTGCTCGCGGTACAGGCCGGCGTCATCGACACCGAGCAGCTGTCCCGCATGAGTTCCTGA
- a CDS encoding TRAP transporter substrate-binding protein has translation MQRQRTALGVRTALVFAASLSLQLACAADPPTLRATQQSGAPPLKLRVLGGLANVHQYTRHEKPFWTEVLPARTKGRVTADIVPFDQAGIRGTETLRLMEAGVLPFGTLLIGIVASTNPELGAADLAALAPDIGTLRRAATALRPHIVQSLRERYGIEVLAIYIYPAQMLFCKDRFSGLDDLAGRRIRTSTPSQSDLVDALGATPVKTGFAELMPSVKSGNADCAITGSMSGNTIGLHEVTTHIFSMPLAWGSSVFAASGAAWRALPQDVRALLSAELPRLEADIWAESERETLEGVTCNTGGNGCSNGRKGTMVEVKPSARDIKRLQHLFHSVVLPQWFKRCGDECVSLWTQTLKPILSPEDKAQ, from the coding sequence ATGCAACGACAAAGGACGGCCCTTGGGGTCCGCACAGCACTGGTCTTCGCCGCCAGCCTCTCGCTTCAGCTTGCCTGCGCAGCTGATCCGCCAACCCTGCGAGCGACACAGCAGAGCGGTGCTCCTCCTCTGAAGCTGCGTGTCCTCGGCGGGTTGGCGAACGTGCACCAGTACACACGGCACGAGAAGCCGTTTTGGACCGAAGTGCTTCCCGCTCGGACCAAAGGCCGCGTCACGGCCGACATCGTCCCGTTTGACCAAGCGGGTATCCGCGGCACCGAGACTTTGCGCCTCATGGAAGCCGGCGTCCTGCCGTTTGGCACCTTGTTGATCGGGATCGTCGCCTCGACCAACCCCGAACTCGGCGCGGCAGACTTGGCCGCGCTGGCTCCGGATATCGGAACGCTGCGTCGTGCTGCAACTGCATTGCGCCCTCACATCGTGCAGTCACTCCGCGAGCGCTATGGCATCGAAGTGCTGGCCATCTATATCTATCCAGCACAGATGTTGTTCTGCAAGGACCGGTTCAGCGGGCTCGACGACCTTGCGGGGCGGCGCATTCGCACATCGACGCCTTCGCAATCCGACCTGGTTGATGCGTTGGGCGCGACCCCGGTCAAAACGGGTTTCGCCGAACTGATGCCGTCAGTCAAATCTGGGAATGCTGATTGCGCCATCACTGGGTCGATGTCGGGCAACACCATCGGGCTGCATGAAGTGACGACGCACATCTTCAGCATGCCGTTGGCTTGGGGCTCGTCGGTGTTCGCCGCATCGGGGGCGGCATGGCGCGCGTTGCCCCAAGACGTGCGTGCGCTACTCAGCGCAGAGCTTCCCCGGCTGGAGGCGGACATCTGGGCCGAGTCAGAGCGCGAAACGCTCGAAGGCGTGACGTGCAACACCGGCGGCAACGGATGCTCGAACGGACGAAAGGGCACGATGGTTGAAGTCAAGCCTAGTGCCCGCGACATCAAACGCCTCCAGCATCTATTTCACTCGGTCGTGCTACCTCAGTGGTTCAAGCGATGCGGCGATGAGTGCGTGAGCCTTTGGACCCAGACACTCAAGCCTATCCTCTCGCCGGAAGACAAGGCTCAGTAG
- a CDS encoding CoA-transferase, giving the protein MVPREANIYLQSENGIVGMQAVAEEGLEAEDLTDAGGNSISALPGSATFDSAMSFGLIRGGHLDVTVLGGLQVDKTGRLANRMVPGSIVPGMGGAMDLVTGARRVIVAMSTPSRASRRSSSSAPCR; this is encoded by the coding sequence ATGGTGCCGCGCGAGGCGAATATCTACCTCCAATCGGAGAACGGCATCGTCGGCATGCAAGCTGTTGCCGAGGAGGGCCTCGAGGCCGAAGATCTCACCGACGCGGGAGGCAATTCGATCAGCGCATTGCCGGGCTCCGCAACATTCGACAGCGCCATGTCGTTCGGCCTGATCCGTGGAGGACATCTGGACGTCACCGTCCTCGGCGGGTTGCAGGTCGACAAGACCGGAAGACTGGCCAACCGGATGGTCCCGGGCAGCATCGTGCCTGGCATGGGCGGTGCGATGGATCTTGTCACGGGCGCACGACGCGTGATCGTGGCCATGAGCACACCGTCAAGGGCAAGCCGAAGATCGTCGAGCAGTGCACCTTGCCGTTGA
- a CDS encoding M14 family metallopeptidase, which produces MMSSPAESQISTAAFSQSYVEARNKFLVAAQAAGLEVRSYVHPLQGRDGETLAMDVARFGPDDASSMLLLSSGTHGVEGFCGSGVQVALLSDPAFHRAADAAGVAVLYIHALNPYGFSWWRRTTHENVDLNRNFHDFSQPLPTNPGYDEIAHALVLPHWPPKPEDEAVLQAYVARHGYKGLQQAVTGGQYKHPQGLYYGGTSPTWSNQTLRYVLQHHGQRCNRLGWIDLHSGLGPNGVGERIFFGPEDGSAVARARAWWGPQVTAIHEGGASAARLEGLMYKCACEECPQAEYTGIVLEFGTVSWDETTQAMRGEQWLENHPEIGAPYAQAIKQRLRDAFYTDTVAWKQAVLAQAAEASVQALQGLAQR; this is translated from the coding sequence ATGATGAGCAGTCCAGCTGAAAGTCAGATCAGCACCGCTGCGTTCTCGCAGTCCTATGTCGAGGCACGCAATAAATTCCTCGTTGCCGCGCAGGCTGCGGGACTGGAGGTGCGAAGCTATGTCCATCCTCTGCAGGGGCGCGACGGCGAGACGCTGGCCATGGACGTGGCGCGCTTCGGTCCAGACGACGCGAGCAGCATGCTGCTGCTGTCCAGTGGAACCCACGGCGTCGAGGGGTTCTGCGGTTCTGGCGTGCAAGTGGCGTTGCTGTCAGACCCCGCTTTCCACCGGGCGGCAGATGCTGCAGGTGTCGCGGTTCTCTACATCCACGCGCTCAACCCCTACGGCTTTTCATGGTGGCGCCGCACGACGCACGAGAACGTGGATCTGAACCGCAACTTTCACGATTTCTCGCAGCCGCTGCCCACCAACCCTGGCTATGACGAGATCGCCCATGCGCTCGTGCTGCCACATTGGCCGCCCAAGCCGGAAGACGAGGCAGTCCTGCAGGCCTACGTGGCGCGCCACGGCTACAAAGGTTTGCAGCAGGCGGTGACCGGCGGGCAGTACAAGCACCCGCAGGGCCTCTACTACGGTGGCACGAGTCCGACCTGGAGCAATCAGACCTTGCGCTATGTGCTGCAGCACCATGGACAGCGCTGCAATCGCTTGGGCTGGATCGACCTCCACAGTGGCCTCGGCCCCAACGGGGTCGGGGAGCGCATTTTTTTCGGCCCAGAGGATGGCAGCGCGGTGGCTCGGGCACGTGCCTGGTGGGGGCCTCAGGTAACTGCCATCCACGAGGGGGGCGCGAGCGCAGCCCGCCTCGAAGGCCTCATGTACAAGTGCGCCTGCGAGGAATGTCCCCAAGCCGAGTACACAGGCATCGTGCTCGAGTTCGGCACAGTGTCATGGGACGAAACCACGCAAGCCATGCGGGGTGAGCAGTGGCTGGAGAACCACCCGGAGATCGGCGCTCCTTACGCGCAAGCGATCAAGCAGCGGCTGCGTGATGCGTTCTACACCGACACCGTCGCGTGGAAGCAGGCGGTCCTGGCCCAGGCCGCCGAGGCCTCGGTCCAGGCCCTCCAGGGACTCGCTCAACGCTGA
- a CDS encoding response regulator transcription factor has product MVQLEEDEVSSDELVVLVVDDDVDAAAALCCLLELLGCKTAVAFDGPSAVLVGAATRPHAAFIDLDLPGFDGCEVLRRLKSSGLTGPSLSVCLTGHGGSPDRARCFDAGFDEFWSKPLEVTEVERALAASRKALRGDLLQRDGWLHGHAWLH; this is encoded by the coding sequence ATGGTGCAACTAGAGGAAGACGAAGTCTCGTCAGATGAACTGGTCGTGCTGGTCGTGGATGATGACGTCGATGCAGCCGCGGCGCTTTGCTGCCTGCTTGAGTTGCTCGGATGCAAAACGGCCGTGGCCTTCGATGGTCCCTCGGCCGTGCTGGTCGGAGCTGCAACGCGGCCTCACGCCGCTTTCATCGACCTGGACCTGCCGGGCTTCGACGGCTGCGAAGTACTGAGACGCTTGAAGTCCAGTGGTTTGACGGGGCCGAGTCTGTCGGTTTGCCTCACGGGGCATGGTGGTTCCCCCGATCGGGCGCGTTGTTTCGACGCGGGGTTTGACGAATTTTGGTCCAAGCCACTGGAGGTCACAGAAGTAGAGCGTGCGCTTGCGGCCTCGCGGAAGGCGCTGCGCGGCGATCTGCTTCAGCGAGATGGCTGGCTACACGGGCACGCCTGGCTTCATTGA
- a CDS encoding sensor histidine kinase, whose protein sequence is MVLASTPLVAMLVASAAIAYMAIRGDGQAELQARAKLAASVLAESAQYDLIQGNKAAARRSMQAVVAADPSIKQIILLDARRNPLLAFGDVPQDELYASVEVPMQVVDSDQADPLTAAQHKGYVRVFVASPQLAGTKRVRLTMWIGALLAATSVCGALALYLSRHLGKPIEEASTSIQALARSVPTSAPAPVFRGDLGALQEAIEQITHHLASHQQRQQQEIAVQTRDLQAAVSAAARSARENQRLLAYGDRMVEEERQRIALELHDTINAELVSLRLRAETISLRAAASGQSEIESMARHIVEAAIDLYSNTRNIVTQLRPELLETLGLSGAVEEMVRRIDNTHPNCSFEYRSSVPGHELPSGLSITAFRVAQEAISNVIKHANAKRVAIALDHEDPPHRLRLVIADDGAGLKACDGEGSGFGMIGMRERVERQGGVFSVATSDAGTVITALL, encoded by the coding sequence ATGGTGCTCGCGTCCACGCCACTGGTGGCCATGCTTGTCGCGAGCGCTGCCATCGCCTACATGGCCATCCGGGGCGACGGGCAGGCGGAGTTGCAAGCCAGGGCCAAACTGGCGGCCTCAGTCCTCGCTGAAAGCGCCCAGTACGACCTGATCCAGGGCAACAAGGCTGCCGCCCGCCGTTCCATGCAGGCCGTGGTGGCGGCTGACCCGAGCATCAAGCAGATCATCCTGCTGGACGCCAGACGGAATCCACTTCTCGCCTTCGGTGACGTGCCGCAGGACGAGCTCTATGCGAGCGTGGAGGTACCGATGCAGGTTGTTGACTCGGATCAAGCTGATCCGCTCACGGCGGCACAGCACAAGGGATATGTCCGCGTCTTCGTCGCATCGCCGCAACTGGCGGGCACCAAGCGTGTGCGCCTGACGATGTGGATCGGCGCTCTCCTGGCTGCAACCAGCGTCTGCGGCGCTCTGGCACTGTACCTGAGCCGGCACTTGGGCAAGCCGATTGAGGAAGCATCGACTTCCATACAAGCACTTGCGCGTTCTGTCCCGACAAGCGCCCCGGCACCTGTGTTCAGAGGGGACCTGGGTGCGTTGCAGGAGGCCATCGAGCAGATCACGCACCACCTGGCCAGCCACCAACAGCGGCAACAGCAGGAAATCGCGGTGCAAACGCGCGACCTGCAGGCTGCAGTGAGTGCAGCCGCGCGCAGCGCAAGAGAGAACCAGCGGCTGCTCGCCTACGGGGATCGGATGGTGGAGGAGGAGCGGCAGCGCATTGCACTGGAACTCCATGACACGATCAATGCGGAACTCGTTTCCCTCCGTCTGCGAGCCGAAACCATTTCGTTGCGGGCCGCAGCCTCCGGGCAATCCGAGATTGAATCGATGGCCCGGCACATTGTCGAAGCCGCGATCGACCTGTACTCCAACACGAGGAATATCGTCACGCAGCTCCGTCCGGAACTCCTGGAGACGCTCGGCCTGAGCGGAGCGGTGGAAGAGATGGTGCGCCGCATCGACAACACACACCCGAACTGCAGCTTCGAGTATCGCTCCAGCGTTCCTGGACATGAGCTGCCGAGCGGGCTCTCGATCACGGCGTTCCGAGTCGCCCAGGAAGCGATCTCGAACGTCATCAAGCATGCCAACGCGAAGCGTGTCGCCATCGCACTTGACCATGAAGACCCACCACACCGCTTGCGCCTTGTCATTGCAGACGACGGAGCGGGCCTAAAGGCGTGCGATGGTGAAGGATCCGGGTTCGGGATGATCGGCATGCGCGAACGCGTGGAACGACAGGGCGGCGTTTTCAGCGTTGCAACGAGCGATGCAGGCACGGTCATCACCGCCCTGCTCTAG
- the tnpC gene encoding IS66 family transposase has protein sequence MNPEASLADLTAEQLRKLAARLMGEVRHKQATIDKLTHENATLKRLKFAAGREHFNAEQRSLLEDTLDADMQAVQAELQQLSPQPPAPDKQSPKRKPLPPHLPRREFRHEPENTLCGCGCQMKRIGEDVSEKLDYQPGVFTVERHVRGKWACARCERLVQAPVAPHIIDKGVPTAGLLAQVLVAKYADHMPLYRQEGIYARSGVDLPRSTMAQWVGACGVQLQPLVDALKAEMLTHRVLHADETPVAMLDPGAGRTHRAYLWSYCTGQFEDSRIVVYDFADSRAGKHAMAFLGSWRGALVCDDYSGYKALLAQGVTEAGCLAHARRKFYDLWANNRSQIAEEALGYFGKLYDVEREVQSLDSVARQRIRQQSARPVAEALHTWLVLHRQKVPDGSATAKAIDYSLGRWLALVRYLDDGALPADNNWAENRIRPIALGRANWLFAGSLRAGKRAAAVMSLIQSAKLNDIDPWHYLRDVMERLPTQPAVRIAELLPHRWGPSVHS, from the coding sequence GTGAACCCAGAAGCCTCGCTTGCCGACCTCACCGCTGAGCAGTTGCGCAAACTGGCCGCGCGGCTGATGGGGGAGGTCCGCCACAAGCAGGCCACCATCGACAAGCTCACGCACGAGAACGCGACGCTCAAGCGGCTGAAGTTCGCCGCCGGGCGCGAGCACTTCAATGCCGAGCAACGCAGTTTGCTCGAAGACACGCTGGATGCGGACATGCAGGCGGTGCAAGCCGAGCTACAGCAGCTCAGCCCCCAGCCGCCGGCACCCGACAAGCAGAGCCCCAAGCGCAAGCCCTTGCCGCCACACCTGCCACGGCGGGAGTTCCGGCACGAACCCGAGAACACGCTGTGCGGGTGCGGCTGCCAGATGAAGCGCATCGGCGAGGATGTGTCGGAGAAGCTGGACTACCAGCCCGGCGTGTTCACCGTCGAGCGGCATGTGCGCGGCAAGTGGGCTTGCGCCCGCTGTGAGCGGCTGGTGCAAGCGCCGGTGGCGCCGCACATCATCGACAAGGGCGTCCCCACGGCCGGGCTGCTGGCGCAGGTGCTGGTGGCCAAGTACGCCGACCACATGCCGCTGTACCGACAGGAGGGCATCTATGCCCGCTCGGGCGTGGATCTGCCGCGCTCAACGATGGCGCAATGGGTCGGCGCCTGCGGCGTGCAGTTGCAGCCGCTGGTCGACGCACTGAAGGCCGAGATGCTGACGCACCGCGTGCTGCATGCCGACGAGACGCCCGTGGCGATGCTCGATCCCGGTGCCGGCAGGACCCACCGGGCCTACCTGTGGAGTTATTGCACCGGCCAGTTCGAAGACAGCCGCATCGTCGTCTACGACTTCGCCGACAGCCGGGCTGGCAAGCACGCGATGGCGTTCCTCGGGAGCTGGCGCGGTGCGTTGGTCTGCGACGATTACAGCGGCTACAAGGCGCTGCTGGCGCAAGGCGTGACCGAAGCCGGCTGCCTGGCGCATGCACGGCGCAAGTTCTACGACCTCTGGGCCAACAACCGCAGCCAGATTGCCGAAGAGGCGCTCGGGTACTTCGGCAAGCTCTATGACGTCGAGCGGGAAGTCCAGAGCCTCGACTCCGTCGCACGGCAACGCATCCGGCAGCAGTCGGCCCGGCCGGTGGCCGAGGCATTGCACACCTGGTTGGTACTGCATCGGCAGAAGGTGCCGGACGGCTCAGCCACCGCCAAGGCGATCGACTACAGCCTGGGGCGCTGGTTGGCGCTGGTGCGTTACCTCGACGACGGCGCCTTGCCGGCTGATAACAACTGGGCAGAAAACCGAATACGACCCATTGCACTTGGTCGTGCGAATTGGCTGTTCGCCGGCAGCTTGCGCGCGGGCAAGCGAGCTGCTGCCGTCATGAGCTTGATCCAGTCGGCCAAGCTCAACGACATCGATCCGTGGCACTACCTGCGCGACGTGATGGAGCGCCTGCCCACCCAACCCGCAGTACGCATCGCCGAACTGCTGCCCCATCGGTGGGGGCCAAGCGTCCACAGCTGA
- a CDS encoding peptidyl-tRNA hydrolase has translation MKMYILVRDDIPLGFAMVAVAHASLAGYLKFQDTPEVKEWLKGPFYKAVCKVNPKEFENAKLVSDHVILTETR, from the coding sequence ATGAAGATGTACATCCTTGTCCGAGACGACATTCCACTTGGTTTTGCCATGGTGGCCGTAGCGCATGCATCGCTTGCCGGATATCTGAAGTTTCAGGACACGCCCGAAGTCAAGGAATGGCTGAAAGGTCCGTTCTATAAGGCAGTGTGCAAGGTTAATCCCAAAGAGTTCGAAAACGCCAAGCTTGTTTCCGATCACGTGATTTTGACGGAGACACGGTGA
- a CDS encoding SymE family type I addiction module toxin, with protein sequence MFRTHERASPGPHTQVVETKVPWIRMQGKWLESAGFGPRARVRIRIMVGCLVLTLD encoded by the coding sequence ATGTTCAGAACCCATGAACGCGCGAGTCCGGGACCACACACTCAAGTCGTTGAAACCAAGGTCCCGTGGATTCGCATGCAGGGCAAGTGGCTGGAATCGGCGGGCTTCGGCCCTCGGGCCCGCGTGCGCATCAGGATCATGGTCGGTTGCTTGGTGCTGACACTGGATTAG
- a CDS encoding NAD(P)-binding domain-containing protein, whose protein sequence is MQRGQRSEREATMDIGIIGSGNIGSTLARNLRALGHRVSIANSRGPASLASLAAETGARAATVEQAAGAKDLAIITIPQSAVLNLPREVIRSTPAIVVDTGNYYPSRDGRIAEIDEGLTDSEWVARVLGRPVVKAFNNIVAGSLATRGVPVGDPRRVCLSVAGDVPQAKETVQDLIRALGFDVIDAGTLADSWRQQPGAPAYCRDLDMEGLKAALAQADARQIAAYRLKADQEAAPYFVR, encoded by the coding sequence ATGCAGCGTGGTCAACGCAGCGAAAGGGAAGCCACAATGGATATTGGCATCATTGGTTCGGGGAACATCGGCAGCACGCTCGCTCGAAACTTGAGAGCCCTCGGGCATCGGGTATCGATCGCTAACTCGCGAGGCCCTGCTTCCCTCGCATCGCTCGCTGCAGAAACGGGCGCGAGGGCAGCAACTGTGGAGCAGGCTGCTGGGGCAAAAGATCTCGCCATCATCACCATTCCTCAAAGCGCGGTGCTAAACCTGCCTCGGGAGGTCATCCGTTCGACGCCAGCAATCGTCGTCGACACGGGGAACTACTATCCCTCTCGGGACGGACGGATCGCTGAAATCGACGAGGGCTTAACCGATAGCGAATGGGTGGCACGCGTTCTGGGCAGGCCGGTGGTTAAAGCATTCAACAACATCGTTGCCGGAAGTCTGGCTACGCGCGGAGTCCCAGTTGGTGACCCGCGTCGCGTTTGCCTCTCCGTCGCCGGAGATGTGCCTCAAGCCAAAGAGACCGTCCAGGACCTGATTCGGGCGCTCGGGTTCGACGTTATCGACGCCGGTACGTTGGCCGACTCGTGGCGGCAGCAACCAGGCGCACCTGCGTACTGTCGGGATCTCGATATGGAAGGACTGAAGGCCGCGCTGGCACAAGCCGATGCACGTCAAATCGCGGCCTACCGCCTAAAGGCAGACCAAGAGGCGGCTCCGTACTTCGTCCGTTGA